Sequence from the Halobaculum rubrum genome:
TCGGTGTCACAATCCGAACCTGATGTCGCTCAGTCACGTCAATACAGTAATGTCCCCCGTGGTATGGGTGAGTGAGCACACCCCCGAAACGGTGTGCGTGAACGACTATGCAACGGCGAAAGTTCATCGCAAGTGTTGGATCGCTCGCGGCCGGCTCGGCCGCTGCAGTAGGTACCGGCGCGTTCACGAGTGTGACCGCGGATCGTGGTCTGAGTATCGAAACTGCGGGAGACGCGAACGCCTTCCTCAGTATCACGAAGGCCGAAGACGGTGACGGGAACACGTACGCGAACGCAAAGGAGTACGTCGAGATCGACAACGGGCAGGTCAGCCTTGACTTCACCCAAGCTGACGACAATTCATTCTCGTCGGCGTCAGGGATCAACAAGAACGCGAAAACGGTCTTCGATCGCCTGCTCGACGTAACGAACAACGGGACTCAGGACGTTGAATTCTGGATCGAATCCGACCTGGTCGCATCCAATGGAGGATTCCTGGGGATTTACTCCGAAGACGACGACAAAGGTACCGGATTCGACGTCGACGGCAGCGGAAACTGGGGCAAGGTTACTCTCACCCCCGGCGAGACCCTCGAAGACATCGGCGTCTACATCCCGGCAGGAGTCTCTCCGTCCGAAGTTCAGGGAGGGACCATCACCTTCAAAGCCGACAGCGGGAACTAACACGAACTCCCCTCACCATCTAAATTATGAAGCGGCGTAGATTACTAACTAGTCTCGGAACGCTCGTTGGTGGAACGAGCCTTGCGCTCAGTACTGGGGCGTTCACCAGTGTCAGCGCTGAACGCTCGGTCTCCGTCGACGTCACCGACGACGCCTACGCGTTCCTCAGGCTGAACGAGCGTGGCCGTGGTGAACGGTCCGAGATCGACGGTGGCACTCTGAAGTTCAATATTCCCGGTGACGATGAGGACGGCTATCCGAGCGGGAATCCGACGGACCCAGAAGGTCTCGGTACGGACTCAGTCTACCGCTTCGGTCAGGACGCGGAAGGCGGCGAAACGGGACTGTTCGGAATCACAAACCACGGGACGCAACCCGTCAAGGTGTACAGTACGCAGTCCTCGACCAGCAACGAGCCGTCGGTCACGATCTTCGACGTGGAGACGGGTAACCTGTTGACTGAGAACGATCCCTCAGATCCGCTCGGTGTCGGCGATCAACTCCTCTGTGGGCTGGAGATCGACACCTACGGCGTCCCCGTCCAAGCCGAGGAATACGATGTGTCGTTGATGATCAATGCTGTCGCGACAGACGACTGAGTAGCTAACAAACCCACATCGGCTCCACGGCGGTTCGATTCCGCCGGTGGGTTTCCGACCGACCACCCGAAATGAGACGACTCGCGGCCGCCCTCGCGGCGCTCGCCCTCGCGGGAGCCCTCGTGTTCCCGTCAGCCGCGGCCTCGTTCTCGCTCGCCGTCGACCCGATCGGTAACGACGTTGACCTCTCGCCCACCGACGACCCCAACGGCGACTA
This genomic interval carries:
- a CDS encoding DUF1102 domain-containing protein is translated as MQRRKFIASVGSLAAGSAAAVGTGAFTSVTADRGLSIETAGDANAFLSITKAEDGDGNTYANAKEYVEIDNGQVSLDFTQADDNSFSSASGINKNAKTVFDRLLDVTNNGTQDVEFWIESDLVASNGGFLGIYSEDDDKGTGFDVDGSGNWGKVTLTPGETLEDIGVYIPAGVSPSEVQGGTITFKADSGN